CTTTTCCTTGAGCCCCTCGGCCAGCTCTCTCAGTGACTCATCATGCTTGAGAACGTCCTCTACAAGTTCTGGGACAGTGTTGAGTTCCTTCTCCAGTCTCTTAAGGTACTCATCTTCAGCGGTTCCGAGGACCCTCGCCAGCTCGAGGGCGAGCATCGTGAGAACCGTCAGCTGGGTCGTGTAGGTTTTGGTGGCAGCGACGCCTATCTCGGGCCCGGCGTGGGTGTAGAGTGTGAAGTCGGCTATTCTGGTCGCCATGCTCCCCACAACGTTGACTATCGCGAGAACCTTCGCTCCCTTCCTCTTGGCCAGCTTCATGGCGGCTAAGGTATCGGCGGTTTCCCCGCTCTGTGTTATCGCTATGACGAGGGTGTTTTCATCTATAACATCCTCAAGCTCGTAGCGGAACTCGCTCGCGTCCTCAACTATGGGAACCCTCTTAGCCAGTCTCTGGAAGAGGTACTTGCCGACCAGGCCCGCGTGGTATGAGGTTCCCATCGCCACGATGAATATCCTGTCGTACTTGGCTATCTCTTCCGCCACCGAGTGAATTATCTCTGCATTTCCATGGAGGGCGTCCCTTATGGCCTTTGGCTGTTCGTGTATCTCTTTGAGCATGAAGTGGGGATAGCCAGCCTTTTCTGCCATCTCAAGGCTCCACTCTATCTCGTGGACGGGCTTTTCGATCCTCTCCCCGGTGTCGAGGTTCTTGACGGTCCACGAGTCCTTTGTGAGGACGGCGTATTCCCTGTCGTCCAGAAACACGACGCGGTTCGTGTACTCAAGGAAGGCCGGGACGTCGCTGGCGGCGAAGTTCTCCCCCTCCCCGATTCCAAGGACGAGGGGACTCTCGTTTCTCACGAAGTACAGCCTGTCCGGTTCTTCGGTGTATATTATGCCGAGCGCGAATGAGCCTTTGAGCCTGAGGAGTGCCCTCCTCATTGCCTCCTCAAAGCTCCCCCCTGATTTGAGCTCCTCCTCGATGAGATGGGCTATAACCTCGGTGTCAGTATCGCTATCGAAGCGATGACCCCGTTTGAGGAGCTCCTCACGGAGCTCGCGGTAGTTCTCGATTATACCGTTGTGGACGAGGGCGATCTTGCCGGTGCAGTCGGTCTGGGGATGGGCGTTGATATCGTTCGGAATCCCGTGGGTGGCCCAGCGGGTGTGTCCGATTCCCCTCTCGCCGGGCATTTCGAGAAAGCCGAGCTTCTCAGCGAGTTCGTCTATTCTCCCGGCGCCCTTCTTTATGTGAAGCCGTCCGCCCTCGGCCGTGACGATTCCGGCCGAATCGTACCCGCGGTATTCGAGTCTTTTCAGACCTTTAACAATGACTTTGCAGGCCTGCCTGTCTCCGATGTAGCCGATTATACCGCACATTACCTTCCACCCGCCTCGCTTACTCTTTCCCTAAATAAATGCCGGAAGTTAAAAGCGTTTCTCAACGGTGGTTTTCTGGTGGGTTCATATGGCCTTTGGTTCAACCCTCGATGGGAGGAAAAGCCTTTATACCCTGCGGTCTATCCAATCTGGGTGTGCCGATGAACAGGAAGCTCGACGAGTTCCTTGAGGCGGTCTCACCGAAGACCACAGCGGACACGGAGGACGGCGGGGGGAGGAGAAAGAAGAAACGCCTGAAATCAACCAGTCTGGAGTCTTTTCTCCCTGAGGAGCACGTGAATTACTTCAAGCGGCTCCGCATAGGGTCAAAGAAGATAAGGAACGCTAAAATAGAGGAGCTATAGCCCCTCCGCTATTATCGCCTTCTTTCCGAACTGGAAGACGAATGCCCTTCTATCGCCCTTTAGGTTCGCCTCTATCCTTCTCCTGACCTTCCAGTACTCCCCCTCCGGCACGCTTATCCTGAGGGTTGCTCTTCCAAAGCCTTCCTTCCTGAGAAAGTCGTTTATCCTGACCGGATGGAAAGGTAGGACACCCACAACGACGTACGTCCTCTTGAGGTATGAGCTCTTGATTTCCTCCTCTCCGGTTGCTAAAACGCGCCTTTTCTCGCGGAGGAGCATCTTGACATCTGCGTTTAAGGCATGGAACAGCTCATTTATTAAATCGGCGTAGTCAACGCTCTGGGGGATCTCGTAGAGGTATTGGCAGGGCCTTTCTGTCCACTCGACTACCTTCTCCAGATTGGGGTCACTCTCAAGCCTTGCCCCCGCCGGCAGGATGACGGCGCTCCTCTCGACCCTCGCCAGGGGCTCGGTGTAAAAGGTCAGCCTGTTGAGTGCGCCGAAGAGGTCTATGTATTCGAACTCTCCCCTCCAAGGAACCCTCTCGCGCCTCATCTGGGGCGGCAGGTCGAAGATGAACGCGTCCGTTTTGGATTTGTATGCTTCATGCACCTCCAGGGGGCTTGGCAGAAGGTCTTCCAGCCTCCTCTCGGGCATTTCGGGCGGCCGAGCTGGGTCTGAGAATATTACCTCAGCGTCTATCCTCTCGATGGTATCCCTGCTGAGTGAATCGGCGTTTATGAACTCGATGTTGTGGACGCCATAGCGTTCGGCGTTCCTCCGCGCGAACTCGACTTTTAGGGGGTCGATGTCGATTCCATAGGCCCTCTCGACCTTCATCGCGTAGAAGATCAGCTGGATGCCGATCCCGCAGGAGACGTCTGCTATGCTCTTGATTCCAAGCTCCCTCAAGCGTTCGGCACGGTATTTAGCTACGACCTCGTGGGTGGCGTAGCGGAGGCCCTCCAGATCCATCCAGAGGTCGTTCCGGGAGAACTTGTCCTTTGCCCGTATTCTGGCCCTCGCTATCTCGGCTATGAGCTCCCACTCCTCACCGAGCTTGGCGCGGAGCTTCCTCTCGTCGAGGCCCCTGCGTATCATCTCCACCGCGAGTTGAACCTGCTCCTCGGTTATCATCATGTTCGAACCTTGGGGAGAGGCTTAAAAACGTTGCCGCGCTAATCTACCCGGTGGTAAAATGGACTGGAAGAGGGTCCTCTTCATTGCGATTTCGGCCGTTATACTGATCGGTTCATTCTGGTATCTCTACGATTTCGCCTCCCGTTCCGATCTCAGGGATTACATCGGGGACGAGGTCTGGTACGTTCCCGCCAGCAGAAACGTTCTCTACAGGCTTGGGGTTAATCTTCACTACGTGAACGAAACGACGAACTCGGCTGGAATAAACGTCATCTTCTCAAACACGAGCGTTCGGATAAAATACCAGTACGACGTCGAGAAGATTGCCCTCCGATACAATGCAACCTACGAGATGGAGTACCTCAAGTTTCCGGGCGTTTACTTCGAGATACCCGTGGACAACGTGGAAGACTTTCTCAACGCCCTGTCCGCAGAAATACCGGCGGATGCCTACTACGTAGTCCCGGGCTACAGGTATCCCGACAAGGAGAACATCCAGAACTACCTCAACACCGAGCACCCCTTCTTAGGAAAGGACCTCATAATGCTCGGCATGCTCGCCGAGGACAAGCCCATAAACTGGCGCCTGCCCGGAATAATTGCCTTCGTTCTGATAGGCGTCCTGGTTGTTCTCGCAACGTACAGGATAAGCGGCAGCTACCTCGCGGCGCTTATAGCTCTCATCTTTGCCGTCGCAGACCCAACCCTAGAAGCCACCGCCGTAACTGCCATGCTGGACATCCACGTGGCACTCTTCGTGGCGCTGTTCACGATGCTGCTGGTCTACGAGCGGAGGAAGTCTTCCGCCTTTGCAGTAGGCCTCGCTGCCGCCGCCAAGCTCAGTGGAGCGTTCGGCTACCCCGTGCTCCTCATAAGGGCTTTTAAGGGCGAACGGAAGCTGACGAGCTTTCTGCTTACCATAGCAATCCTTCCTGCACTGGGATTTCTCATCCCCAACCTGGTGGCTATAAGGGCGGTGGGCTTCGAGCAGTGGGTGGACGACATACTGGGCAGCTTCCGCTGGCACCTCTCGAACAAGGGCGGCCATCCCGCGGCTTCGCCGGTTTGGGAGTGGTTCATAAACAAGAAGGCCTTTCCCTTCCACTACAACCCCAACATATTCGCCCAGACAGACCCGTTCCTGCTCCTCAGCATGGTTCTGTTCATACTCGCCCTTCCCTGGCTGTACCGGAGAAAGGGGAAGCTTCTGATACCGTACGGTGTGTTCTGGAGCACGGTTGGGTTCTTCGTCCTCCAGTACCTCCTCGGGGGAACGACCCAGTTCAGCTTCTACGCGACCGTCCTTATCCCGCCGGCCGCCATCGTCATGGGAGTTGCGTTGAAGGAGCTCCTGCGGTGGGAGGCCTTCACGGATTCCCTGTGGCTGTACCTGGAGTGGCTGTTCGAGATAAGGGACAGAATAAGGCTGAGGCTGGGGAGGTAGCTATCTCAGAAACTCGTCCAGGCTGACCTGTCCTTTCCTCTTCGGTTTTTCGGCCTCTCCCTCTGCCCTCAGCTTCTCCTCTATCTTCCTCAGCGTCTTCCAGCTCCGCCTGACTATCGGTGGGAACTCGCCGTGCCCCTTGTAATACTCCTCGAGGAACTTCCTTGTCCTCGGATCGCTAGGATAGCCGCTCCCGATCTCGCCGTACTCCTCCTTCAGCTTCTCTATTGCCCTGTCGCGGGCCACCTTCGCTAGGATTGAGGCCGCCGAGACCGGCACGAACTTGTCGTCGGCCTTGTGCTCCGCCACTATCTCGGCCTCAAAGTTCAGCTTTGCCTTTATCTCCTCGCCGAAGCGGGCCTCCTTCACGTCGGCGGCGTCAATGTATATCACGTCAGGCGTCACTTTGAGCGAGTTGAGGGCCTTAACGAAGTTCTCCACCTCGAACTCGTTTAAAGTTCCCTCGCGGGAGTCTATCTCCTCTGGCGGGAGCTCCAGAATCACGTAGTCGTCCAGAAGCGCGATTATTTCGTCGAAGAGCTTCCCACGCCTCTTTGGAGTCAGCTTTTTTGAGTCCTTGACTCCCATCTCTCCGAGCCTGGGAACGTTTTTCTCATCCACCACAACGGCCGCTATCGCCATAGGGCCTATCACTGGCCCTCTTCCAGCCTCGTCGATTCCAGCAAGCTTTCTGCCCAAGGTTTCACCTCCTGAAGAGAAGGACGCCGTAGATGACTCCGAGCATTATCGTTGCCAGACCGCTCGGTGGTATGTCCGTGAAGTACGCGAGGATTACGGAGGATAGCTGTATCCCCAGGGTCAGGAAGAGGCTGACGCCTATGACCTTCCGGAGGTCGCTCCTCACCATAAGGGCTATCGCTCCCGGAAGGACGGCGACCACCTGGAGCGTTATCAGGCCAACGGTCTGGACTATCAGCGCTCCAATCGCGCCGACGA
The Thermococcus radiotolerans genome window above contains:
- the glmS gene encoding glutamine--fructose-6-phosphate transaminase (isomerizing), with product MCGIIGYIGDRQACKVIVKGLKRLEYRGYDSAGIVTAEGGRLHIKKGAGRIDELAEKLGFLEMPGERGIGHTRWATHGIPNDINAHPQTDCTGKIALVHNGIIENYRELREELLKRGHRFDSDTDTEVIAHLIEEELKSGGSFEEAMRRALLRLKGSFALGIIYTEEPDRLYFVRNESPLVLGIGEGENFAASDVPAFLEYTNRVVFLDDREYAVLTKDSWTVKNLDTGERIEKPVHEIEWSLEMAEKAGYPHFMLKEIHEQPKAIRDALHGNAEIIHSVAEEIAKYDRIFIVAMGTSYHAGLVGKYLFQRLAKRVPIVEDASEFRYELEDVIDENTLVIAITQSGETADTLAAMKLAKRKGAKVLAIVNVVGSMATRIADFTLYTHAGPEIGVAATKTYTTQLTVLTMLALELARVLGTAEDEYLKRLEKELNTVPELVEDVLKHDESLRELAEGLKEKRDFFYIGRGISVPTALEGALKLKEISYIHAEGLSAGELKHGPLALLEDGVPVVAIAPSGKTFDKVVSNIEESKARGAYIISVGDRAELMRVSDVFLEMPRMDELLTPIVYVVPLQILAYHLAVLRGNDPDKPRNLAKSVTVE
- a CDS encoding PCNA-inhibitor produces the protein MNRKLDEFLEAVSPKTTADTEDGGGRRKKKRLKSTSLESFLPEEHVNYFKRLRIGSKKIRNAKIEEL
- a CDS encoding methyltransferase domain-containing protein, with amino-acid sequence MITEEQVQLAVEMIRRGLDERKLRAKLGEEWELIAEIARARIRAKDKFSRNDLWMDLEGLRYATHEVVAKYRAERLRELGIKSIADVSCGIGIQLIFYAMKVERAYGIDIDPLKVEFARRNAERYGVHNIEFINADSLSRDTIERIDAEVIFSDPARPPEMPERRLEDLLPSPLEVHEAYKSKTDAFIFDLPPQMRRERVPWRGEFEYIDLFGALNRLTFYTEPLARVERSAVILPAGARLESDPNLEKVVEWTERPCQYLYEIPQSVDYADLINELFHALNADVKMLLREKRRVLATGEEEIKSSYLKRTYVVVGVLPFHPVRINDFLRKEGFGRATLRISVPEGEYWKVRRRIEANLKGDRRAFVFQFGKKAIIAEGL
- a CDS encoding dolichyl-phosphate-mannose--protein mannosyltransferase; amino-acid sequence: MDWKRVLFIAISAVILIGSFWYLYDFASRSDLRDYIGDEVWYVPASRNVLYRLGVNLHYVNETTNSAGINVIFSNTSVRIKYQYDVEKIALRYNATYEMEYLKFPGVYFEIPVDNVEDFLNALSAEIPADAYYVVPGYRYPDKENIQNYLNTEHPFLGKDLIMLGMLAEDKPINWRLPGIIAFVLIGVLVVLATYRISGSYLAALIALIFAVADPTLEATAVTAMLDIHVALFVALFTMLLVYERRKSSAFAVGLAAAAKLSGAFGYPVLLIRAFKGERKLTSFLLTIAILPALGFLIPNLVAIRAVGFEQWVDDILGSFRWHLSNKGGHPAASPVWEWFINKKAFPFHYNPNIFAQTDPFLLLSMVLFILALPWLYRRKGKLLIPYGVFWSTVGFFVLQYLLGGTTQFSFYATVLIPPAAIVMGVALKELLRWEAFTDSLWLYLEWLFEIRDRIRLRLGR
- the rnhB gene encoding ribonuclease HII, with product MGRKLAGIDEAGRGPVIGPMAIAAVVVDEKNVPRLGEMGVKDSKKLTPKRRGKLFDEIIALLDDYVILELPPEEIDSREGTLNEFEVENFVKALNSLKVTPDVIYIDAADVKEARFGEEIKAKLNFEAEIVAEHKADDKFVPVSAASILAKVARDRAIEKLKEEYGEIGSGYPSDPRTRKFLEEYYKGHGEFPPIVRRSWKTLRKIEEKLRAEGEAEKPKRKGQVSLDEFLR